The nucleotide sequence TGTCTCGCTTTGAGGGATGGGCTCCGGTGCGGGTTGTGCGCGCGTTTCGAATACCGATCACTGCGATCATCACCGCGCTCGCTCTGTCGGGCTGCATGCGCACGACCGGGCCGGTTGCGGTCACGCCGCAAGGCGATCTCGATTCAATGGCCTATGGCCACGCCAACAGCCCGCCGCCGCAGGCGGTTGCGGCCGATTCCGGCGGCGGCGCCATCGGCGCGCTTCGCGCGGCCTTTGCCGCAGCACCAACCCCCATCGTCATGGCCGCACCCGCGGCCCATGTCGAATCCGCGCCCGTGCGACACGACGCGGCCTATCATCTCGATGCCGGCGACAGGCTGCGCGTCGTTATCTACGGTCAGGAAGGTCTGACCAATACCTACGCGATCGACGCCGGCGGCTCGATCACG is from Bradyrhizobium sp. AZCC 2176 and encodes:
- a CDS encoding polysaccharide biosynthesis/export family protein, which translates into the protein MRAFRIPITAIITALALSGCMRTTGPVAVTPQGDLDSMAYGHANSPPPQAVAADSGGGAIGALRAAFAAAPTPIVMAAPAAHVESAPVRHDAAYHLDAGDRLRVVIYGQEGLTNTYAIDAGGSITMPLIGSVPARGRTTAGLAAEISAKLRRGFIREPSVAVEIEAYRPFFILGEVAAPGQYPYVPNMTVESAVAIAGGFSPRALRDRVTITHTDASGTARFVVPPGSAISPGDTVLVSERWF